GAGTGTCGGGACCGCAGGAAATGAGCGGCAGATCCAGAATGTCGCCGCCGGACAGCTGACTTCGACCAGCACCGATGCCGTGAATGGCAGCCAGCTCTTTGCCACCAACAGCGCTATCAGCAACCTGACTACTGTAGTGGCCGCTGCTCAGCCAAAATATTACAGCGTCAATTCGAGCGGCGGCGGCAACGTCAACAATGACGGTGCAACCGGAGCCGATGCCATTGCTTTGGGCAAGAACACGGTCGCTTCTGGCGCAAATTCAGTCGCCATCGGCGCCGGCACCAGCGTGACTGCCAGCAACGGTGTAGCGATCGGCGCCGCTTCGACGGCGGATCGCGCAGGCTTGAATGGTGCCAAGGAATCGTTCTCCAATACGGTGGTGTCATCGACGCAAGGCGCGGTCTCGGTCGGCAGCGCAGGCAACGAACGTCAGATCACCAATGTTGCGGGTGGAACGCAGGCGACGGATGCTGTCAATGTGCGCCAATTGCAGGCCGTACAGTCGGGAGGGGTGCATTACGACACCAACGCTGACGGTTCAAGCAACTACAGCAGCGTCACGATGGGTAACGGCGCGAGCAGTCCCGTGGCGATACATAACGTCGAAGCTGGTACGGCCGCTACGGATGCAGTCAACGTTTCCCAGCTCAATACAGGTCTGAACGGCGCGGTACAGCAGGCTAACCAATACGCAAACGGCTTGGTGATGCAGTTGCAGAACAATATCAACGACGTTGCCAAGAAGGCTTATGCAGGCACCGCAGCGGCCATGTCGATGGAAAGCGCTCCATATGTGGCAGGCAAGATCACTTACGCCGCGGGCTATGGGTATTACCAAAACCAGAATGCGATTGGCGTGTCGCTGCGCCGCACTGCGGAGAACGGTCGCTGGAGTCTCAGCGGCGGTGTCTCGGGTACAACCGCAGGCGGCGTGGCTGCACGGGTTGCCGTGTCCGGAATTATCAATTGAAGGCAAGACAGTCAAGGATGGTTGTTTCAGCAAACCTCTGTGACTGTCGAAGCAGAGTGAAAATCTTCCGATTTACATTTTTTTCAGGACAAATTTATGCGACATTCTTCCAGCATCCTCTGTCGGGCTTTATGCATAAGCATGCTTTATTGCTTGGCTTTTTCCGCGACTGCCGGCGACACCAGCGAAGTGAATTTTCCAGCGCTCGACAGCTCTTACTTGAAAACAGGTGATTTTGTCGGCCCAGACCACGTAAAGCGGATAACGCCGGGCTTGCATAAAGACCAGGTCCGCCTGGAGCTCGGTAATCCTCATTTCAGCGAAGGAATCTTCAATGTACGCGAGTGGGACTATGTGTTCAATTTCTATACAGGTAAGGGCAACGAGTACGTTACCTGTCAATTCAAGGTGAAGTTCGACTCGAATAACCGCGCTACGTCTACCCATTGGAAGAACCCGGAATGCGAAGGGTACGTCAATCCGCCTCAAGTCAAAGACACGCCCATAGTGCCGGTAGCAGAAAAACCCTTGAAGCGCCGCATGGAATTCGGTGCAGACGGACTTTTTGCATTTGGTAAATCGGACCTCAGCAACCTGGATTCGACAGGACGCGGCAAACTTGACGATCTGGCAGACCATCTCAAGCAGGACGCAATCACGTTGTCATCTGTCGTTGTGACAGGGTACACAGACCGGATTGGTTCTGAAGAGGCAAATCTCGTACTGTCGCAAGCAAGGGCCGATACGATTCGCGATTATTTAATACAAAAAGGTTTGGATGCTCATCTGGTTCGGGCATATGGCGCCGGCAAAGCCAAGCCCGTCGTTCAATGTCCGGGGCAGAAATTGACGCCACAGCTGGTGGGGTGCCTGCAACCCAATCGACGCATGGAGATCGAGATTGTCGGGGAGCGATGAGTATCGTCGGCGCGATCTGATCTGAATCCTGGCGATCAATCGCCAAGAAAAGACTGGAACCTGACAATGATTTTTTAGTTTTTTGATGAGGCAGGTGACGCGGAACCGTCAAGGCGATGCCGTGGCGGTTCAGGTGGACTGGCGAGAAGCTGCGCCAGATCAAGAGTCCATCTACTCTTGCGGTGTGAGGCGACTTTTCTTGCAACAAGCGGATGCGATTTGCCTGCCTGTTTGCAGGGCGCTGGCAAAATCCGCGTCAGACATTTGCGCGCCGGCATTGCGCCTTAGCTGTTCTTCCGACAAAGCACTATTTCTCGCATCTGCCTCGGCTACCTTGTAGGCAAGGGACAGTTTTGCATCGCGTGGCAGCAGTTCTCCGGCGCCGTACACTTGCGCCAGCAGTGCCAGGGCGAATGGCTCTCCCTGTCCGGCGGCGGATTTCAGTTCCGTGACGGCTTCGGTTTTCCACTGCTGTACGACGGGGTCGTCCGCGCTTTTTGCCAGATCGGTATCGCGACCGTAAGGCCCTTCCATGAAGTAATCGATTTGCGCCTCTACTTTCCCGGCGCGCGCGGCCAAGGCCAGGAAGGAGAGACGCTCCTGCAGTTGCGCCGAATTGACGCCTTTGCACAATGCCAGCAATTTTTTTCGTTGATCCAGAAACTGCTTGAGCTCGGTGGCGCTGTTGTATGCGGGAGCGGGCTCGTCGTTACTGGCGCAAACCGCTGCCGCCTGGTAAACATTGTAGGCTGCATCTTTGTCGCCGGCCCTTGCCAGGCTGTTCCATTTTGAAATGTACTCTTGCGCCGTAAGCCCGCCCAGGTCGACCTGGCGGCCGTTTCGCGCATACACGGCGGCGGAAGGAGGGGGGAGTGCGGCGAGGTCATTTCCCTGGTTTACCGTTCCAGTGGCGAACGGCGATATCAATTCGCCGCTGCGGGGAGATGGACTGGAAACCTGATCTGGGCTTGCGGCTTTTGCGCTCAGCTTTTCCCCGGAATTCCCTGTCGTCGACAGATATATTCCAAGGCATGCGCCGGCCACTGCAAGCAGTAGCGAATAACGGATAGTCGGGCTCACGGCATCGGGAAAACGTGGAGAGGCAGTTCGTTATGGGCCTGATGCCGGCATGGCGCAACCGGCATCAGGTATCAAACATCAGGTATCAAGCAAGTGGCGCTTAATTCCACAAATAGCAATAAGCCTCGCTGGCTTCCAGATTGTCGCCTTCGCTGCCATCGTCCAGCACTTTCTTGACGAATCCGTTTGGATGCGCCTGGTCCGGCGTGACGTTGCAGTTGTCGTGGACCCAGTGGATGCCATAACCGCTGGTATACAGCTGGCCGCACATTTCCACCTGGTCGCCGATATTGAACGCCGCCAGCGACTTTGGTATCGAAGTCGAATTCTTGTGGTAATCCGCAGCGTAGACGTTGTCCATGGCAACGTCATAAGTCCTGCCGTCCTGGTCCGCTTTTACGCGGATATGCGTATGCGAGAGCTTGACGCCCTTGAGTGCTTTGCCATCCGCAAATGTCGGTTTGGCGTTGACGGTGCCCGTCAGATAGCTGCCTGCGGCGGCGTCGCAATCCGATTGGCCATCGGCCATGGCGTACATTGCCTGAGTCAGCAGGCAAAGGGAAACCAGGAATTTTTTCATTGAGCTTTTCTCCTTCATGTTTCTATAAGGTCCAGCGGTTAATAAAACAGGGGATGACTGTTGCTTTCACCGTGACGCGGCACAGATTTTCTCCGGGCAGCGCCGTCGACATGCGAGCCAGAATGTCGCCCTGGCAGCTTGCCAAAAATAACAGTTATTTATTACGCAATGATGACTTGCGGCAATATTATTCTATTGCCTATTGGTGATGATTTGCGCTGCCTGTTAATTAATGCAGTGTAAAGAAGTGGTTTCTGCACGCTCAGGCCCCGCGGACGACCCTGGAAAGCGCCGATCCCCGCTATCGTAAATATGGCTGTGATGACCATCATCTAGTTGGCATGCGCTAGTGTCGCCGCGGCATCCGTGTTGCCCGCAGCCTGCCGCGAGTTTTCAATCATGCCATTGCTGTGCTGGACATCGTTTGTCGATATCGACCAGGATCAGCCTGCGGGCTACTCAGCCAGTCAGCGTCCGGCATGCAGAAGCTTGACCTGATCTTCCATGGAGTCTCTTACTCTTTGCGCGTCGGCGTTTGCTACGCCGCCATCAACGAATAATCGTGACAATGCACGTGATCCGGAAATGCATCAGTCTAAGAACGGCAATGAGTGGCACTTTGGCATGAAGGCACACATCGGCGTTGATGCTGTGTCGGGTCTTGTACACACCGTGACCGGCGCGCTGGCAACGTCGCTGACATGATGCAAGCCCATGCGCCGTGCCCTGCCTAAAAACAAGTTGGGGCGTATGCGCGAGAAGTTGGAAATTCTCAAGGCCAGCGTAAGGGCGAAAGTGGAGCATCCATTTCATGTCGTCAAGAATCGGTTTAAGCATAGTAAGACGCGCTACCGCGGCTCGGCCAAAAATATCGCACAGCCATTCCCGTTGTTTGGATTTGCCAATTTGCTGCTCGCCGGCAGGTGTTTTGCGATCTCTGAAACCCGACGTGCGCCCTGAGTATCGGGAGAAATGAAAAATAGGGGGAGATTCACTCGAAACAAGCAATTCCAGTCACTTCCATCGCAAGATGCCGACTGCCGATCAGAATGATGATTTGA
The sequence above is a segment of the Collimonas sp. PA-H2 genome. Coding sequences within it:
- a CDS encoding OmpA family protein, which encodes MRHSSSILCRALCISMLYCLAFSATAGDTSEVNFPALDSSYLKTGDFVGPDHVKRITPGLHKDQVRLELGNPHFSEGIFNVREWDYVFNFYTGKGNEYVTCQFKVKFDSNNRATSTHWKNPECEGYVNPPQVKDTPIVPVAEKPLKRRMEFGADGLFAFGKSDLSNLDSTGRGKLDDLADHLKQDAITLSSVVVTGYTDRIGSEEANLVLSQARADTIRDYLIQKGLDAHLVRAYGAGKAKPVVQCPGQKLTPQLVGCLQPNRRMEIEIVGER